A region of Solibacillus isronensis DNA encodes the following proteins:
- a CDS encoding alpha-ketoacid dehydrogenase subunit beta, translated as MAQMTMIQAITDALRCELKNDENVLVFGEDVGVNGGVFRATEGLQKEFGVDRVFDTPLAESGIGGLAIGLALTGYRPVPEIQFFGFVFEVMDSISGQLARMRYRSGGTYNAPVTIRSPFGGGVHTPEMHSDSLEGLMAQSPGLKVVVPSTPYDAKGLMIASIRDDNPVIFLEHLKLYRSFREEVPEESYTIELGKADVKREGKDLSIIAYGLMVHESLKAAEELEKEGYSVEVIDLRTIQPLDVETIIASVEKTGRAIVVQEAQKQAGIAANVVAEITERAILSLEAPVLRVAAPDTIYSFPQAEGVWLPTYKDVMETAKKVLTF; from the coding sequence ATGGCACAAATGACAATGATTCAAGCAATTACAGATGCATTACGTTGCGAATTAAAAAATGACGAGAACGTTTTAGTATTCGGTGAAGACGTTGGTGTAAACGGTGGGGTATTCCGTGCAACAGAAGGTCTTCAAAAAGAATTCGGCGTTGATCGTGTATTTGATACGCCACTTGCAGAATCAGGAATCGGTGGTTTAGCAATTGGTTTAGCGTTAACTGGATACCGTCCAGTGCCTGAAATTCAATTTTTCGGCTTCGTATTCGAAGTAATGGATTCTATCAGCGGGCAATTAGCTCGTATGAGATACCGTTCAGGCGGTACGTATAATGCACCAGTAACAATCCGTTCTCCATTTGGCGGTGGTGTTCATACGCCTGAAATGCACTCGGATTCATTAGAAGGGTTGATGGCTCAATCACCAGGATTAAAAGTAGTTGTTCCGTCAACACCATATGATGCAAAAGGTTTAATGATTGCTTCGATTCGTGATGATAATCCGGTTATTTTCTTAGAGCATTTAAAACTTTACCGTTCATTCCGTGAAGAAGTTCCGGAAGAGTCATATACGATTGAATTGGGTAAAGCAGATGTGAAGCGTGAAGGAAAAGACCTTTCGATCATTGCTTACGGCTTAATGGTTCACGAGAGTCTAAAAGCGGCAGAAGAATTGGAGAAAGAAGGCTACTCAGTAGAAGTAATCGATTTACGTACAATTCAGCCGTTAGATGTCGAAACGATTATCGCATCTGTTGAAAAAACAGGTCGCGCAATTGTTGTTCAGGAAGCGCAAAAGCAAGCAGGTATTGCGGCAAATGTAGTCGCAGAAATTACAGAACGTGCAATTCTATCATTGGAAGCGCCAGTATTACGTGTTGCTGCACCAGATACAATCTATTCATTCCCACAAGCGGAAGGTGTATGGCTACCTACGTATAAAGATGTAATGGAAACTGCAAAGAAAGTCTTAACATTCTAA
- a CDS encoding NAD(P)H-dependent flavin oxidoreductase yields the protein MKWQTKVTDLLQIQYPIIQGGLAYLAYSELAAAVSNAGALGQITAMSLPSPEALKEEIKKVREMTDRPFGVNFAIGMHGKGYEKMIEVAGDMDVPVVTITGGNPAPIFDILKDASCKKLVLVAAKRQAQKAEQLGADAVMVVGQEGGGHLGRDDVGTMVLVPQVVDSVSIPVIASGGIGDGRGWMAAHALGAEGIEMGTRFIATKECVHASLAYKQALIDSEETDTTIIKRSIGAPARVIRNAFTDEILEVEQKTPTYEALKSYISGEANKNFIYGGDETKGFGWAGQVTGLIQDVPSAEELIQRMVVQAEKIRLKWGQ from the coding sequence ATGAAATGGCAAACAAAAGTAACTGATTTATTACAAATTCAATACCCGATTATTCAGGGGGGATTAGCATACCTGGCCTACTCTGAGCTTGCTGCAGCGGTTTCAAATGCAGGTGCATTAGGACAGATTACCGCAATGAGCTTGCCGTCACCGGAAGCGTTAAAAGAAGAAATAAAAAAAGTGAGAGAAATGACAGATCGGCCGTTTGGTGTAAACTTTGCGATAGGAATGCATGGAAAAGGATACGAAAAGATGATCGAAGTGGCTGGTGATATGGATGTACCTGTAGTAACAATTACTGGGGGAAATCCTGCACCGATATTCGACATATTAAAAGATGCATCATGTAAAAAACTTGTACTCGTTGCCGCAAAACGACAAGCGCAGAAAGCAGAACAGCTGGGAGCGGATGCAGTAATGGTAGTAGGACAAGAAGGCGGCGGCCATTTAGGGCGAGATGATGTAGGAACAATGGTGCTCGTACCGCAAGTAGTCGATAGTGTATCAATTCCGGTTATCGCTTCAGGGGGAATCGGAGACGGCCGAGGATGGATGGCAGCACATGCATTAGGGGCGGAAGGAATTGAAATGGGGACACGCTTTATTGCGACAAAAGAATGTGTACACGCTTCTTTAGCGTATAAACAGGCACTGATTGACAGTGAAGAAACAGATACGACGATTATTAAACGCTCGATTGGTGCACCTGCCCGAGTGATCCGCAATGCATTTACAGATGAGATTTTAGAAGTGGAGCAAAAAACGCCTACATATGAAGCGCTGAAATCATATATTAGCGGTGAAGCAAACAAAAATTTCATTTATGGTGGCGATGAGACAAAAGGTTTCGGCTGGGCAGGCCAAGTAACAGGATTAATTCAAGATGTACCGTCAGCCGAAGAATTAATTCAGCGTATGGTTGTACAAGCGGAAAAAATCCGTTTAAAATGGGGTCAGTAA
- a CDS encoding YktB family protein, which produces MSIVKWTKEDFQVFDIDGLDERMEALTTIIRPKFNELSETFTGYFSAQTGEEFFGHVAKHARRTVNPPKDSWVAFAPYKRGYKALPHFQIGLWGTHLFIVVAVIYEAPQKEEMAQRLLKNMQVIKDLSDDYVLSGDHMQPDTISLKEARTEKLEQLLIRLRDVKKGEFLVGRRIPADEAIKMSAEQFLQLAEQTFDELLPVYEIIKG; this is translated from the coding sequence ATGAGTATTGTCAAATGGACTAAAGAAGACTTCCAAGTATTTGATATTGACGGTCTAGATGAACGTATGGAAGCTTTAACAACAATTATCCGCCCGAAGTTTAATGAGCTATCAGAAACGTTTACAGGGTATTTCAGTGCACAAACAGGAGAAGAGTTTTTCGGTCATGTTGCGAAACATGCCCGCCGTACTGTAAACCCGCCGAAAGATTCCTGGGTTGCATTTGCTCCTTATAAGCGTGGTTATAAAGCTTTGCCGCATTTCCAGATTGGGTTATGGGGTACGCACCTTTTCATCGTTGTTGCAGTGATTTATGAAGCGCCGCAGAAAGAGGAAATGGCACAGCGCTTATTGAAAAATATGCAAGTGATTAAAGATTTATCCGATGATTACGTACTTTCCGGCGATCATATGCAACCAGATACGATCTCTTTAAAAGAGGCGCGCACCGAAAAGCTTGAACAGCTCCTTATACGCCTGCGTGATGTAAAAAAAGGAGAATTTCTTGTTGGGCGTCGTATACCTGCAGATGAGGCAATTAAAATGTCTGCAGAACAATTTTTACAATTGGCTGAACAAACGTTTGATGAGCTTCTCCCTGTTTATGAAATCATCAAAGGTTAA
- a CDS encoding inositol monophosphatase family protein, translating to MDIRKLDEFAKEIIFEAGKNIRAAFSYNIEIETKSNPNDLVTNIDRETELFFIEKIKAFNPDHRILGEEGMGEKVEDLEGVVWIIDPIDGTMNFVKQHRHFMITIGIYVDGVGVLGYIFDVMREDLFNAIAGEGAWYNNSPLRKLQPVKIEEAVIGINANWVTPNNRINHEKIIELVRTVRGTRSYGSAAMEIAFVVSGKLDAYMSMRLAPWDIGGGVIIAKEVGAIATNLKGKDFDYLSKDTFLIANPSIHQLILDKYIEVKK from the coding sequence ATGGATATAAGAAAACTGGATGAATTTGCAAAAGAAATAATTTTTGAAGCAGGAAAAAATATTCGAGCAGCATTTTCCTATAATATTGAAATCGAAACAAAGTCGAATCCCAATGATTTAGTTACGAATATAGACCGGGAAACGGAATTATTTTTTATCGAAAAAATAAAGGCATTTAATCCGGACCATCGTATTTTAGGTGAAGAAGGAATGGGCGAAAAAGTTGAAGATCTGGAAGGTGTTGTGTGGATTATTGATCCAATCGACGGCACGATGAATTTTGTGAAGCAGCATCGTCATTTCATGATTACAATCGGTATTTATGTTGATGGTGTCGGGGTATTAGGTTACATATTTGATGTAATGCGGGAAGATTTATTTAATGCAATTGCAGGTGAAGGGGCATGGTATAATAATTCTCCTCTGCGCAAGCTGCAGCCGGTGAAGATCGAAGAGGCGGTAATCGGCATCAATGCAAACTGGGTTACGCCGAATAACCGCATCAATCATGAAAAAATTATCGAACTTGTCCGCACGGTGCGCGGTACACGTTCTTACGGTTCGGCTGCAATGGAAATCGCATTTGTTGTAAGCGGAAAGCTGGATGCCTATATGTCCATGCGCCTTGCACCTTGGGATATTGGCGGGGGAGTTATCATTGCAAAAGAAGTAGGGGCAATTGCCACAAACTTAAAAGGCAAAGATTTCGATTATTTATCGAAAGATACATTCCTAATCGCGAACCCATCTATTCATCAGTTAATTTTGGATAAATATATTGAAGTAAAAAAATAA
- the lpdA gene encoding dihydrolipoyl dehydrogenase, translated as MVVGDFPIELDTLVVGSGPGGYVAAIRAAQTGQKVTIVERGALGGVCLNVGCIPSKALISVGHRFENAQHSDDMGVTASEVKLDWSKAQAFKDGVVKKLVGGVEGLLKGNKVDIVKGEAYFVDANTVRVIDGDNAQTYTFKNAILATGSRPIEIPTFKFTKRVVSSTGALSFPEVPGKLVVIGGGYIGTELGSAYANLGSQVTIIEGGKDILAGFEKQMTQIVKKGLKKKGVEVVVNASAKGVEESDNGVVVTYEVGGEEKTVEADYVLVTVGRRPNTDEMGLEEVGIKFAERGLLEVDKQGRTSVSNIYAIGDIVAGPQLAHKASYEGKVAAEAIAGEPSVVDYLAIPAVCFTDPEMATVGYSEEQAKAEGLEVKAAKFPFAANGRALALNETEGFVKLVARKEDGLLVGAQIVGVGASDMIAEMATAIEGGMTAEDIALTIHAHPTLGEITMEAAEVLLGNPIHIVSK; from the coding sequence ATGGTAGTAGGAGATTTTCCAATTGAACTAGATACTCTTGTAGTAGGTTCTGGCCCTGGTGGCTATGTAGCAGCAATTCGTGCAGCACAAACAGGTCAAAAAGTAACGATCGTTGAACGTGGAGCATTAGGTGGGGTATGTTTAAACGTAGGTTGTATCCCTTCAAAAGCTTTAATTTCTGTAGGTCACCGCTTTGAAAATGCTCAACATTCAGATGATATGGGTGTTACTGCATCTGAAGTGAAATTAGACTGGTCTAAAGCACAAGCATTTAAAGACGGCGTTGTTAAAAAATTAGTAGGCGGCGTTGAAGGTTTATTAAAAGGAAACAAAGTAGATATCGTAAAAGGTGAAGCATACTTCGTGGATGCAAACACTGTACGTGTTATCGACGGCGATAATGCTCAAACTTATACATTCAAAAATGCTATTTTAGCAACAGGATCTCGTCCAATCGAAATCCCAACATTTAAATTTACTAAGCGTGTAGTAAGCTCTACTGGTGCATTATCTTTCCCTGAAGTACCAGGTAAATTAGTTGTTATCGGTGGCGGTTACATCGGTACAGAGCTTGGTTCAGCTTATGCTAACTTAGGTTCTCAAGTAACAATTATCGAAGGCGGTAAAGATATTTTAGCTGGTTTCGAAAAACAAATGACGCAAATCGTTAAAAAAGGTCTTAAGAAAAAGGGCGTTGAAGTTGTAGTAAACGCATCTGCTAAAGGCGTAGAAGAAAGCGATAATGGCGTAGTTGTTACTTATGAAGTAGGCGGCGAAGAAAAAACTGTTGAAGCAGATTACGTATTAGTAACTGTAGGTCGTCGTCCGAATACGGATGAAATGGGCTTAGAAGAAGTAGGTATTAAATTTGCAGAACGCGGATTATTGGAAGTAGACAAACAAGGTCGTACTTCAGTATCGAACATCTATGCAATCGGTGATATCGTTGCAGGTCCACAACTAGCTCACAAAGCTTCTTATGAAGGTAAAGTTGCTGCAGAAGCAATCGCTGGTGAACCATCAGTAGTTGACTACTTAGCAATTCCAGCAGTATGCTTCACAGATCCAGAAATGGCAACTGTAGGTTACTCTGAAGAGCAAGCAAAAGCGGAAGGTTTAGAAGTGAAAGCTGCTAAATTCCCATTCGCTGCAAACGGTCGTGCATTAGCATTAAACGAAACAGAAGGTTTCGTGAAACTAGTAGCGCGTAAAGAAGACGGCTTATTAGTTGGTGCTCAAATCGTTGGTGTTGGTGCTTCTGATATGATCGCTGAAATGGCAACTGCTATTGAAGGCGGTATGACTGCAGAAGATATCGCATTAACTATCCACGCACACCCAACTTTAGGTGAAATTACAATGGAAGCTGCTGAAGTTTTACTAGGCAACCCAATCCATATTGTATCTAAATAA
- a CDS encoding dihydrolipoamide acetyltransferase family protein has product MAFTFRLPDIGEGIHEGEIVKWFVKPGDQVKEDDILAEVQNDKAVVEIPSPVDGTVEEIYVEEGTVAIVGDALIRFDAPGYEDLKLKGDDHHESNESNKTEAQVQSTAEAGQDVKKEETKTDKNADAAQPGTPAETEKAASPSETETSGKRIIAMPSVRKYAREKGVEIQQVSGTGKNGRVLKEDIESFLNGGQQSASETEEVKEAQQPQADEKHAETKQAAPVALEGEFPETREKMSGIRKAIAKAMVHSKHTAPHVTLMDEVDVTELVAHRKQFKDIAAEQGVKLTYLPYVVKALISTLRKYPDFNRSLDDATQEIIQKHYYNIGIAADTEKGLLVPVIKHADRKSVFGLSQEINELAVKARDGKLATHEMKGASMSITNIGSAGGQWFTPVINHPEVAILGIGRISEKPVIKNGEIVAAHVLALSLSFDHRMIDGATAQNALNHLKRLLSEPQLLLMEA; this is encoded by the coding sequence ATGGCATTTACGTTTCGTTTACCAGATATCGGAGAAGGTATTCATGAAGGTGAAATCGTCAAGTGGTTCGTTAAACCTGGCGATCAAGTAAAAGAAGACGATATTTTAGCTGAAGTTCAAAATGATAAAGCAGTCGTTGAAATTCCGTCACCAGTTGATGGTACAGTAGAAGAAATCTATGTAGAAGAAGGAACGGTTGCGATTGTCGGGGATGCCTTAATCCGCTTTGATGCACCAGGCTATGAAGATTTAAAACTAAAAGGTGATGACCACCACGAATCAAATGAATCAAACAAAACAGAAGCACAAGTACAGTCTACTGCCGAGGCTGGCCAAGATGTGAAAAAAGAAGAAACTAAAACGGATAAAAATGCAGATGCTGCTCAGCCGGGAACTCCTGCTGAAACAGAAAAAGCTGCATCGCCATCTGAAACAGAAACTTCTGGCAAACGCATTATCGCAATGCCTTCTGTTCGTAAGTATGCTCGTGAAAAAGGTGTCGAGATTCAGCAAGTTTCAGGCACAGGCAAAAACGGCCGTGTGTTAAAAGAAGATATTGAGAGCTTCCTAAACGGTGGTCAACAGTCTGCTTCTGAAACAGAAGAAGTAAAAGAAGCACAACAGCCACAAGCAGATGAGAAACATGCAGAAACAAAGCAAGCTGCTCCTGTAGCACTTGAAGGCGAGTTCCCTGAAACACGCGAAAAAATGAGCGGTATCCGCAAAGCGATCGCAAAAGCGATGGTACATTCAAAACATACGGCTCCGCACGTAACGTTAATGGATGAAGTGGACGTGACAGAACTTGTTGCACACCGTAAACAATTCAAGGATATTGCAGCAGAACAAGGTGTTAAATTAACGTATTTACCGTACGTTGTGAAGGCTTTAATCTCGACTTTACGTAAATATCCTGATTTCAACCGTTCACTGGATGATGCGACACAAGAAATTATTCAAAAACATTACTATAATATTGGTATTGCTGCTGATACAGAAAAAGGTTTATTAGTTCCTGTAATTAAGCATGCTGATCGTAAGTCAGTATTTGGCTTATCTCAAGAAATTAATGAATTGGCTGTAAAAGCACGTGATGGTAAGCTAGCAACGCATGAAATGAAAGGTGCGTCAATGTCGATTACAAACATCGGTTCAGCTGGAGGACAATGGTTCACACCAGTAATTAACCATCCTGAAGTGGCAATCTTAGGAATTGGGCGTATTTCAGAGAAACCAGTAATAAAAAATGGTGAAATTGTAGCAGCACATGTGTTAGCATTATCATTGAGCTTTGATCATCGAATGATCGATGGAGCGACTGCACAAAACGCTTTAAATCATTTAAAACGTTTATTAAGTGAGCCGCAACTATTATTAATGGAGGCGTAA
- a CDS encoding UPF0223 family protein: MEYSYPLSTDWTTDEMVDVVRFFEVVEMAYEKGAKRELVMARYKRFKEIVPSQAEEKTICREFEQASSYVPYRVVKLAKELADGQIVRM, encoded by the coding sequence ATGGAATATTCATACCCATTATCGACGGACTGGACAACAGACGAAATGGTTGATGTCGTACGCTTTTTTGAAGTGGTGGAAATGGCATACGAAAAAGGGGCAAAGCGTGAACTAGTCATGGCACGCTACAAACGTTTTAAAGAGATTGTACCTTCCCAGGCGGAAGAAAAAACAATCTGCCGTGAATTTGAGCAGGCAAGCTCTTATGTGCCATACCGCGTCGTGAAGTTAGCAAAAGAATTAGCGGACGGGCAAATTGTAAGAATGTAA
- a CDS encoding aminotransferase class I/II-fold pyridoxal phosphate-dependent enzyme has protein sequence MSQLETPLFDALLKHRNRHPIQFHIPGHKKGQGMDPAYREFVGDNVLSIDLINIAPLDDLHAPKGVIMQAQNLAAEAFGADHTFFSVQGTSGAIMTMIMTVVGPGDKIIVPRNVHKSIMSAIVFAGAIPIFIHPEVDSELGISHGISPESVERALTTYPDAKAVLVINPTYFGFVADLKRIVEIVHARNIPVIVDEAHGVHIKFHDELPLSAMQAGADMAATSTHKLGGSMTGSSVLNVREGLVTAKRVQAVFSMLTTTSTSYPLLASLDTARRQLAVHGHDLLDEAIRLAKDARKRINAIPHLHCVGREKLGTSATFDMDPLKLLICVKDLGITGHVAEEWLRQNANLEVELSDLYNILCLVTIGDSKKEINLLVNALTRMSKNFESEASITETNVQIPEIPALAMTPRDAFYAQTESIPLAQAEGYICAEFIMVYPPGIPIFIPGEIITQSNIDFIKMNIEAGLPVQGPEDSTLQNIRVIKERKAIY, from the coding sequence TTGTCACAGTTAGAGACTCCTTTGTTTGATGCATTACTTAAGCATCGCAACAGACACCCTATCCAGTTCCATATCCCAGGCCATAAAAAAGGGCAAGGTATGGATCCAGCTTACAGAGAATTTGTAGGCGACAACGTTTTATCAATTGATTTAATTAATATTGCTCCACTAGATGATTTACACGCTCCTAAAGGTGTGATTATGCAAGCACAAAACCTTGCTGCTGAAGCCTTTGGTGCTGACCATACATTTTTTTCCGTGCAAGGTACTAGTGGCGCCATTATGACGATGATTATGACTGTCGTTGGCCCAGGTGATAAAATTATAGTACCGCGGAATGTACATAAATCGATTATGTCAGCGATTGTTTTTGCAGGTGCTATTCCTATTTTTATTCATCCGGAAGTTGACAGCGAACTCGGCATTTCTCATGGTATTTCACCAGAGTCCGTTGAGCGCGCATTGACGACATATCCAGATGCGAAAGCCGTACTTGTCATCAACCCGACATATTTCGGTTTTGTAGCAGATTTAAAACGCATTGTCGAAATTGTACATGCACGTAATATTCCAGTAATTGTGGATGAAGCACATGGCGTTCATATTAAATTCCATGATGAGTTGCCGTTATCCGCAATGCAGGCCGGCGCAGATATGGCCGCTACGAGCACACATAAGCTTGGTGGCTCCATGACAGGCAGCTCTGTCTTAAACGTCAGAGAAGGCCTTGTAACAGCTAAAAGAGTGCAGGCTGTATTCTCTATGCTGACAACGACATCGACTTCCTATCCATTACTGGCGTCTTTAGATACGGCACGTCGCCAGCTTGCTGTCCATGGACATGATTTATTGGATGAAGCAATCCGTTTGGCAAAAGATGCCCGTAAACGCATTAATGCAATTCCGCATCTACATTGTGTAGGACGTGAAAAACTCGGAACTTCGGCTACATTTGATATGGATCCATTAAAACTGTTAATATGTGTTAAAGATTTAGGCATTACCGGACATGTTGCAGAAGAATGGTTACGTCAAAACGCCAACTTGGAAGTAGAGTTGTCCGATCTATACAATATTTTATGCTTAGTAACAATTGGAGATTCGAAAAAAGAAATTAATTTACTTGTTAATGCTTTGACACGTATGTCGAAAAACTTCGAATCGGAAGCATCGATTACTGAAACAAATGTACAAATACCTGAAATTCCTGCTCTTGCTATGACACCGCGTGATGCATTTTATGCACAAACAGAGAGTATTCCTCTTGCACAGGCAGAAGGATATATTTGTGCAGAATTTATAATGGTGTACCCACCGGGCATTCCAATATTTATTCCCGGGGAAATAATTACGCAAAGCAATATTGATTTTATTAAGATGAATATTGAAGCGGGTCTTCCTGTTCAAGGGCCTGAAGACAGTACATTACAAAATATTCGTGTTATTAAAGAGCGGAAAGCGATTTATTAA
- a CDS encoding LrgB family protein, which produces MLHLLLILFIISSTVLLFILLNRLYLKFSHPLLLPILTATCITVIILLVFNIPYETYMEGGQWISKMLGPAVVALAFPLYNQRELIFKYKYSIITSIIVAMLAGLISVVALLLLFGSSKDFILTSLPKSLTTPVAMQVSDIVGGIPPLTAVMVMVAGFTGAILGPVLFKLFKIDTAISRGVAMGSASHGVGLTKLKEYSEEDLSIGSLSMGLSAVVGAFIIPLISIYLF; this is translated from the coding sequence TTGCTGCATCTACTGCTAATTCTATTCATCATAAGTAGCACTGTTCTTCTATTTATTTTACTGAACAGGCTGTACCTGAAATTTAGCCACCCATTATTATTGCCTATTTTAACGGCGACTTGTATTACAGTCATTATTTTACTAGTTTTTAATATTCCATATGAAACGTACATGGAAGGGGGGCAGTGGATATCCAAAATGCTCGGTCCTGCAGTCGTAGCGTTGGCATTTCCTTTATACAACCAGCGGGAGCTTATATTTAAATACAAATACTCGATTATTACGAGTATCATTGTCGCAATGCTCGCAGGTCTGATTAGCGTTGTAGCATTACTTTTACTTTTCGGTTCAAGCAAAGACTTTATCCTTACTTCATTACCAAAATCATTAACGACACCTGTTGCAATGCAAGTAAGTGATATTGTTGGCGGGATACCTCCGCTGACTGCTGTAATGGTAATGGTAGCAGGATTTACTGGTGCTATTTTAGGTCCGGTACTATTTAAATTATTTAAAATTGATACGGCGATCAGTAGAGGAGTCGCTATGGGAAGTGCTTCTCATGGTGTCGGATTGACAAAATTAAAGGAGTATAGTGAAGAAGATTTATCGATTGGGTCACTGTCTATGGGGCTTAGTGCGGTTGTAGGGGCCTTCATTATTCCACTTATTTCGATTTATTTATTTTAA
- a CDS encoding CidA/LrgA family protein, whose protein sequence is MEIIRTIAQIGIIILFYLTGEFIVSVTGIIIPGSIIGLVILWLALYFKILNVKYIQNGASFMLAFLTLFFIPSTVGVINYPELLTLSGGLFVLAVIMSTIFALVITGKISKFIERKECKMKEGENIAASTANSIHHK, encoded by the coding sequence GTGGAGATTATTCGTACTATTGCTCAAATTGGTATTATCATTTTGTTTTATCTCACAGGAGAATTTATCGTTTCGGTTACCGGTATTATTATACCTGGAAGTATTATCGGGTTAGTTATATTATGGCTTGCTCTTTACTTTAAAATTTTAAATGTGAAATACATACAAAACGGTGCCAGTTTTATGCTAGCATTTTTAACATTGTTTTTTATTCCTTCAACAGTAGGAGTCATCAATTATCCTGAATTGCTCACGCTATCAGGAGGGCTTTTTGTTTTAGCTGTTATTATGAGTACAATTTTTGCGCTGGTCATTACCGGGAAAATAAGTAAATTTATAGAAAGAAAGGAATGCAAAATGAAGGAGGGAGAGAATATTGCTGCATCTACTGCTAATTCTATTCATCATAAGTAG
- a CDS encoding DUF5325 family protein yields the protein MNKAKFVMFIYALAAILSMISIGFAFSLVFMTGPKYETTGWIGVILGVIVMCGIFGMAFKTKRKFRDQGLL from the coding sequence ATGAATAAAGCAAAATTTGTGATGTTTATTTACGCATTAGCTGCGATTCTTTCAATGATCAGCATTGGATTTGCATTTTCACTTGTTTTCATGACAGGTCCAAAATATGAAACAACCGGTTGGATCGGTGTTATTTTAGGTGTTATCGTAATGTGCGGAATTTTCGGTATGGCATTTAAGACAAAACGTAAATTCAGAGATCAAGGTTTACTATAG